One region of uncultured Methanolobus sp. genomic DNA includes:
- a CDS encoding ISH3 family transposase, which translates to MSFLKFNSSTPSKVELRPKQCIDAVLKPLTDNIAININGSLTCKDLFYAAICMAVEKSSVHSMSKHYQDIPCETSTRYHLNKLDLEELIRLNAKILLQGPISTLKTEKKYEFAIDFTNDPYYGETDSSNENYVIRGQAKKSTNSFYSYISLSIINKNERFTISVLPVERSETKINYLAYFVDLIGNLDLKIKVLCLDREFSSVDVFEFLQNKDIPHITPIVKKGNVIKRLLIGRKARDSQYVMKNPQKKEVRLNIVIDVKYMKGKRNKKGCENLGFVVYGINWKPRKISTVYRRRFAIESSYRMRNIVKPRTSTRNVTFRYFFTLVSFLLRNTWLLIQKKHFTIVKRGPQTIDEDRFRFDRFILFVEEWFRRNLRVQLVVRCLR; encoded by the coding sequence ATGTCGTTTCTAAAATTCAATTCCAGCACCCCTTCTAAAGTCGAGTTAAGACCAAAACAATGTATCGATGCTGTTCTAAAACCTCTTACTGATAATATCGCCATTAATATCAATGGTTCTCTTACCTGTAAAGACCTATTTTATGCTGCTATATGTATGGCAGTAGAAAAAAGTTCAGTTCATTCCATGTCGAAACACTATCAAGACATTCCTTGTGAAACATCTACAAGATATCATCTCAATAAATTGGATCTTGAAGAACTAATCCGGTTAAATGCAAAGATTCTACTTCAAGGTCCTATTAGTACTCTAAAAACTGAGAAAAAGTATGAGTTTGCTATTGACTTTACAAATGACCCTTACTATGGAGAAACTGATTCATCCAATGAAAACTACGTCATACGTGGACAGGCAAAAAAATCTACAAACTCTTTCTATTCATATATTTCATTGTCCATCATAAACAAGAATGAGAGGTTCACTATATCCGTTCTTCCAGTAGAAAGAAGTGAAACAAAGATCAATTACCTCGCTTATTTCGTTGATCTGATAGGGAACCTTGATCTTAAGATCAAGGTTCTTTGTTTGGACAGAGAGTTTAGCTCTGTTGATGTCTTTGAGTTCTTACAGAACAAAGACATTCCTCATATTACTCCTATAGTTAAAAAAGGAAACGTGATCAAACGACTACTTATTGGTAGAAAGGCAAGGGATTCGCAATATGTTATGAAGAATCCTCAGAAGAAAGAGGTTCGGCTAAATATCGTTATTGATGTCAAGTACATGAAAGGTAAAAGGAATAAAAAAGGATGCGAAAACCTTGGTTTTGTTGTTTATGGGATCAACTGGAAGCCCCGGAAGATTAGCACGGTCTATAGAAGAAGGTTTGCAATCGAATCGTCTTACAGGATGAGGAATATAGTCAAACCCAGAACATCGACAAGGAACGTTACTTTCAGGTACTTTTTTACATTGGTATCGTTCCTGCTTAGAAATACATGGCTCCTAATTCAGAAAAAGCATTTTACGATTGTAAAACGAGGTCCTCAAACAATTGATGAGGATAGGTTCAGGTTTGACAGATTTATCCTGTTTGTTGAGGAATGGTTTAGAAGAAACTTAAGGGTTCAATTGGTAGTGCGGTGTTTGAGGTAG
- a CDS encoding reverse transcriptase domain-containing protein produces the protein MHDRAMQALHALALDPIAETTADKCSFGFRQNRSTHDACELSFKCLSKKHSAQWVLEGDIKGCFDNINHDWLLANIPMDKSILKQFLKAGFVYNRHLNPSKAGTPQGGIISPILANMTLDGIENAIAAKYHTNMKGTINKRYNLHKVNFVRYADDFIVTADSEEVAKDVAELITSFLKEKGLELSTEKTLVSHIDDGFDFLGWNFRKYKGKLLIKPSRKSIDKITKNINDVIKKGKAWSQESLIRKLNPIITGWAVYHQTVVSKDVFSKLDYRLWNMLWTWAKRRHPDKSHWWIANRYWHRVGSRNWVFSTGSYELKHVPDTKIIRHPGIKRDKNPYLDKEYFEWRREYLRIRRKDNYPKPKNFELIGTGSNVVSYYIY, from the coding sequence ATGCACGATAGAGCAATGCAGGCGTTACATGCTCTTGCACTAGACCCAATTGCAGAAACAACAGCAGACAAGTGTTCTTTTGGCTTCCGTCAGAACAGGAGTACTCATGATGCTTGTGAACTATCTTTTAAGTGCCTGAGCAAGAAACATTCTGCTCAATGGGTGCTTGAAGGGGATATCAAAGGTTGTTTTGATAATATCAACCATGATTGGCTACTGGCCAATATCCCAATGGATAAATCAATACTTAAGCAATTTCTTAAAGCAGGGTTTGTTTATAACCGACATCTGAATCCCAGTAAAGCAGGAACTCCACAAGGAGGTATCATATCCCCGATATTGGCAAATATGACCTTAGATGGCATTGAAAATGCAATAGCTGCTAAGTATCATACAAACATGAAGGGAACTATCAATAAAAGATATAACCTTCATAAAGTCAATTTCGTGAGATATGCAGACGATTTCATCGTCACCGCGGATTCAGAAGAAGTAGCTAAAGACGTTGCAGAATTGATTACATCATTCCTGAAGGAGAAGGGTCTGGAACTATCAACAGAGAAGACTCTTGTGTCCCATATAGATGATGGATTTGACTTCTTGGGCTGGAATTTCCGAAAATATAAAGGAAAACTTCTAATCAAGCCTTCCAGGAAATCCATTGATAAAATCACTAAGAATATTAATGATGTAATTAAGAAAGGTAAGGCCTGGTCACAGGAATCTCTCATCCGAAAGCTTAATCCAATTATCACCGGATGGGCTGTATATCACCAAACAGTTGTTTCTAAGGACGTATTCTCCAAACTTGATTACAGGTTGTGGAATATGCTCTGGACATGGGCTAAAAGGAGACATCCTGATAAATCCCATTGGTGGATTGCCAATAGATATTGGCATAGGGTTGGATCAAGGAATTGGGTATTTTCTACTGGAAGTTATGAACTCAAGCACGTCCCGGATACGAAGATTATCAGACATCCCGGTATAAAACGGGACAAGAACCCTTATCTAGATAAGGAATACTTCGAATGGCGAAGGGAGTATCTAAGAATTCGGAGAAAGGATAACTACCCCAAACCTAAGAATTTTGAGTTGATTGGAACAGGAAGTAATGTTGTTAGTTACTATATATACTAA